The genomic region aagttgctacaattttcaggacactgtgacgtaaaaggcccccactcctaatttttgaagtgtattatctttgtcattttatgtttaattaaaaaaagaaaaaatacgtatccaatattttttgattatctaaaaagcggactaaatattatttcattatttcaaccatggaaactaccctattgatATTGtctgttttgtgtttttctcGTAGCTAGGTTGTAAGTATGGAGGGCAACTCACAGCAAATTTTCATATTGTTTATTCGGATGGTAACCCTTATTTATGGGCTTCGATATAATATGTAACAAGCATATATTATTGACTATCCGTAAACGTGTCAAAACTTTTTGCTGTAATATGTCACTCTATTGTCTACGCCTGAAATAGGCATCCATAAACGCTGCTCAATGTAGTGTTACACGCGTATTATTGTAGTATAACACGCGTATTATTCCGCGCGTCTTAGGTAATACGCACATGCGTCCGAGATTATTGTGCGCTGACCATTACGAATTGGAAGTAACACATTGTATGTAAAGTGCGTTCGGGACTATGCGGCGGAACCTAATCGTAGAACAAAGTCATAACACTAAGGCAGAAActcaaaataatataggtactagtAGATGTGTATtggtttttaagaaataaaattcctACATACTTCGCgcacctttatttttttatcaatcttccgaaagtttttttttcacaatttcgtTTTCCAATCTGTCTTTGTGGAAACTCACTTACCTAAAATTTACTTTAATGTCTTGGaaagtgttataaaaatataaccttcTTCAACATGAAGTGGAATTTCCGAGGAAGTTCGTCAGTCACGCTAGCCGCGATGAGTGATACCAATTACTGACTTGACTAGACGTTATTTTTTCTTCACTATAATTACCGGCTGGCCCATCGATCATTACCCGTAACACATTCCATTTTGTACATCGTCTTTCGAAATAAATAACCAATTCAATTAATCGGTATCTGAAGAAACTGTGCGTTCTGTTGCAATGTGTAGTTATGGTTAATAAAATGGTTTAATTGCGGTGATGTTAGAACCACGTTTTACGTTTAGAGATTTAAGAGAACAGtagagcacactgcagactaaacagtcgtcCGATAGTTGGTCCTGTATGGTCCGGTATggttatcaatttttttttctttggaatatcgtgaattcaatcaaagttttcagtcggtgtgATACATTCTAAATATCTAATCTTTGTACTGTGCTTAATATCCTTCATCTTCACACTGGTTTATGAGCATGAAAAatctgtcggccgactaaaagtttgcagtgtgctcttagaGTTTAATGGTGCAGGTCACCGCTCTTTCGCGGATCTTACCTACATTCACCGGGATTAGCGTGCTTCACGTTATAATGTCGCAATGTACTCGTCTCATTAGACGGGTTAGTCGCAAGAAATTGTAGGTTTACCTAAAGTGACACTGTTCGCACAATAGTCGCCTTGGACGATGAGAACTGACTATCATTGCCATCAGAACGACCAAAGCCACTGCAATTTATTGTTATCTGCATAAATCTGTCTGCTGAATAAACTTGTAGAATGTTAAAACGCGTGTTGGCATTATTTCCTTAATACCggcaatataaaataatgcattTCTTTCTAGCGGTCAAAATTGCCAAAAAAGTAATTTAGCATTAATGATTTACAAACTGCATGATGGTAATACTGTTtgagtaataattaaaaatattaaacatctGAAATTATGGTCTGTAAAGCATAATTCAGAGAACTATGTTAgattaataaaacttacataggtaatataaaatgcATAGACATAAAATGAGAAGTGAAACtcatttatcattttatacttattttccTAAGATATAAATCAGTTATAAAAACAAGAAAGCTAGTCTATGCACatagtaattataataatcaaataACTCATGCATTAATAATGTGGGTTTGCACCAATTAAGTGATTTATGTGATCCAAGTCCATAATTGGTTAATAACAAGATAAAAAAGTTATTGGTACGAATCATCTAATCTATTCACACAGATGCTGAAGCAATAAGCAGAAACAAAAGTGCATAGGTATGCCTGCATTTGTACGAGTACAATATGTACttcatactttatttaaaaaaaagggaATTAGGtagtcaaagtaaaaactttttttttacagcTTATTAGGTTTCtcgttttacaaataataaagtaCACCAAATATTTCAACACAAATACGGCATGTAGACCCCAGTCTATTCAATGACGGAACGCTCCCcgtttacctattttttttgtaatccgTACAAGTACATTTTCATTCTGTACAGGGAGCGCCGAAAGGTTCAACTGCAAAGGCAGAATCTTAGGCGCATACTACGCGGACGCTAAATCCGGCTGCAAGGCTTTCCACGTGTGCGTGAGGGTCGCAGGCGGAGGCATCCGAGACTTCAGGTTCTTCTGTCCCCCGGGCACGCTGTTCCACCAGGAGGCGCAGACCTGCACGGACTGGGGAGACGACGACCCGCTGGCCTGTCCTGCCGATATCTACGACGGTCAGTTCGATCTCTACAGGATCGGATCCGGTGAGCCAGCTTTGCAACTAACACTACGCTCACCAATATCGAAATTTAGTTAGTCAATTATATAGCAAAGTAAATAAGGCAATTTCTTAGTACGTCAATATATAAAAAGGTAACAAATGTGGCATTCAACGATTTCATGCCTGTGCCATATTTATGTaactaatttcaaattaataattaagactGAAAATGTTGTGTGAGAAACAAATATTACAAGCATATTAGATACTCAAATGATATATACAAAGGATGTTTAAGACATTGATTAATGATATTTGTGAGTGCATGTAATTAATGCTATGTAATTAATTAGAGCTGTACATAACTTACAAGTTATTAAAAACCGCTTAGAAATACAACCTTTGAATTTGGAGTAGGCAGCTCTGATTGGGAGTAATTTGAGAAGCGATTTTATCTCATCAAAGAGTTTGTATAGATAAACAATTATGTGTATTGATTAAGCAGTGGGCGGTAATCAGTCATAATAActcatgttattattatttgcgtAACTTCTTTGGAAATTACAGTAGAAGTAATAGGGAATACAAGGTCGACTTGCAGAGATGACTAATTATACCTACCTCATGAAAATTATTGGTATAAATAACCTGAGACCAACCAGGTTGTTGACGCGTCTCCTGCACTTGTAGTGGACACTATTGGTAATGAATTGCAAAACATTTAAGCTTCAGCAGAACGCTTGCATTCTAAAGCTTTTAAAAACGTAGATCATTGTTTCATTAGACTGCAAATTGGCGCCTGTTTCAGTAAATCTGTGCAAGCTGAAGCTTCACTGTAAATGTAGTTTTAgtaccttttatttattgtatgtgtGTTATAATATATCTGTTTACAACAGGATTTGACACCAAGAAGTTGTCGTCTTATGGAAATCGCGATGATGAAGCTGAATTCGGTCTCCAGCGAGCCGAGACCGGAGACCGTCGGTTAGCTCAGAACAATGTCGCGCCGAACCGACCCGACTCCGACCTCCGTGCAGCGCACTCCTCGGACTTCTTCAGTGGACAACGTGACCGTGGCCGTGATGAGCAATCCTCCGTCGCATCCTCTCCTTCACCTGTCTCGTCCCAACAGCCTTACCAACGCCAATCCTTCCGAAGACCCACCACCCAACGCACTTATCCTACTACTCAACGCACATTCCCTCCTACACAGTACACGACCCCCGCTTCACCCCCGTCCTCTCAACAGCCCGCCATCCCGCCCCAACAGTATGATGCACACTCTAAACGCAAGCTGGTTAGGAAACGCCCTATCTATGTGTCCACACAGGCACCTCCCACCACCTTCCTACCGAACACTGCCCCACAACAACAGTATTCTGAGCCTCCCCAACAAAACTTTAACCGCCGCTATAACGCTCAAAATAGGCAAACGATCACCCCACCTCCCAACGTACCTCCGCAATATAAACAATTCAAGGATGAATACGTTGAAGTTCCCCGAGTCACTCCTAAGCAAAGTAACAGATTTTACCCCAGTAGCGCACCTTCCACTTATTCACAGTCCCAGTCCACCGCCGCTCCACGGTTTAATAAGAAGGATGGTCTCGTAGAGTTATATAATTACGACGCCCAGTCAACTCCAGGACTTAATGTTCAGAACGAGAATCGACCCTTCAAAGTTAGAAATAGTTTCAACGTAGCTGATGTTCCTAGAGACCCCGAATTCGCGCGTGCCAAGAACttcaataattacaataatagagTAGAAAACAACAGGGACAATGTCAGAGATACGCCAACGACTATTGACTACAGCGTTTCTGCAAGAACTTTCCCCACGACCACGCCAgcttataaaaactttaatagtGTCTCTTATGAACCTGAAAAGAACAATTTTGTGCCTTACTCGAAACAAGCCTATTACAACAATCCCTCAACCACTGTTGCTCCGACCACGACCTACTCGACTGCACGCCCTGAACCTCCGCTCAACTTGAACACGGTAGCGTATAACACTAACCTCGCCTTTAACACTCAATCTGCCAACTTTGCTGAAGATGACGATGAAGATGACGGCCAATATCATCCTCCTCAGGGCGAAGACGATGGGCAGTACCGCCCCGAGTTATACGACCGCGAACTCCTGGCTGGTGCTCATTCCCTCAATATTGCTGCGAGTGGCAACAGGCTACCCGAAGATCGCAAGAAATCAGGCAAAACGCAACCTCCTCCTAAACCATCGGCTCAGACTGCAGCACCAAGGCCGTTCAGGCCTGCACCTTCCCCTACAGCACCACCGACCACAAGAGCACCCGAAGTAATCTACACGACAACGCCACAACCGCAGACAGTGAACACTCAACGTACTTTTGATTATTTCCAAACCTACACAACCACATCTCGGCCGGCTGACTATCAAGCATTGAACCAGAACTATGCCCCCGCTAATGAGGTATCTGTTGGGCCGACAACGACTGTTGCTCCCCGAGTGCCGGAGACCCGGCCCCCTCGTCCTCCGAGCCGCGTGCCCGTGCCACCCACGCCGCCGTCGACTCCTGCGCCGCGACCCACCACCCGCGCCCCGCACTTCGCGAACCCTCCGCACAACAAAGAAGACAACAGCTATGACTACGCGTACTACGACTCCGATCCAGGGTTCGCAGAATATGACCATATAGAAGAATTTGGTAAAACTAAAACAAGAGCGTAATAAATATTGTGTGTTGTTAAATCACTGCCATTAAATTAGTCGCCTCTTTAGATCAACTCCTAAGTAGAAGTTTTTTGATGTTTGAATTCAATGATAACCTTATTGAGTGGAAAAGTGTTTGTCTAGTTTAAAATGCAGGGATATAGGTTTAAGACTGCTTAATCGTAAATGCTTATAACGGCAGCAGCAAAGTacaacttttgtaaataaaacttggaaataatatttattaggaGGATTCCAGATTTGTCATACCTACCACTTAAATGTAACAAATGCAGTTCTATTTATATCTAAAGAGGCTTACCAGTAGTTACCCTAAATTATTTGtgatattattattgatgtTTCTATTGGCATAGTCGTTTGTTACTGTATAAGTATTTACAAACAATCGATTATGGATTTGGGCGAGTAGAAGTTGTACTCTCACTTGCCAACATTGGTGTTTACTGATATAGATTTACGTTTATCTACGTATGTACAATAGAAAGTAAGTTATGACGAtagattgtaaaatatttcattgtaaataaagttttcttaATAAACAATGGCTTGTGCAATTTGTGTCACTTCTCAAAGCACGTGAGAACCGGTGAACAATTTAGACGTTTAGTCGAGCACTGCACATATGCAGACAAACAAAAGAACGCTTTCGACACTATGCTGTGACGCGGATAGCTATCTAAACACCGCAGTTAAGTCACCTTACACACTATTTAATGAGTTTTTAAAGAGGTGCTCAGGTAGAATGTGTGTAAATGATCGTCTGCCCAAGAATAGCGTAGGAATTTCATCTAAAGAATCTACTTACATTAGGGTTAAAATTTTTTGACCATACATAAATTTTGGCAAATAGGagataataaaacatattacacTACCTAAAACTGAGTATGAACATTGCAGCTGGCATACCTCACTACATTACATAAGGTAGTTATcaaaagatttaattatttccGGAAAACACATTTTCCTGAGCAAAAAATGTTCCATACATTTTTCTGAGAGTCACAAGTAGGTCACACCTTATAGGCATTTGTAACTTTCTTCTTAGCTATCCAGGTTTCATCTGTATACCTAATCAGATCAACCATAATGTCCTAAACGAGATAACTTCTATACATCGAACAATACTTAGCCATTATGGTAAGTAAAGAGGTAACACATTGAACGCAATTTTATTCGTGCAAAGGAAGTCAATAGATCACCTAATGACTTTACCATCGCCGATGCGTTCACACGTTATATAATAATggtctacatacatacataatctaCAGCTTTTTGCCTACGCATGTAACCAGAATATACGGAACACCCACTTCCACGATAAcgtatacaaaataaaagactTGCTTAAGTTAAATATGTGCTCTACGAGTCTACGACTATTAATCACAAGATGGATGCTGAATGCCGAAATAGGAAAGATAACTTTTTGTCAGGCGGATCGTTGTAAGGTGAATCCAGGTTGTATCCATGACGGGTATTTTTCCGATTCGATGATATAGTCAGATTTTGGCTGCTTTTATTAAAAGTCAAGTAGGGGATTCCCCCTGAGTAAAGGATTTACTTTAAGTCACTAATATCAAGGACGAATTAGAACACTAATAAATGAACGGCTGATTGATGTATGTAATAGGTAAGTTGCTCATATCATATACTCCtacgtacatacctacctattgtttttattgaatccttaaactaaaaatattttctacaatactttttaccagcagcgccatctagcgtcGAGTAGCTAAACTAACAATACATGAAAGctgaacattattttcatatttaaaagtcGTATCGGACTATCAACTGGTTCTAATGTTAATTTACTATCATCATAAGTAAATAAGACACTCCTTACTTATTTCTCGACTCCCGTTTTACCATATAACGCTAGTTCCATCTGTTCAAACACAGATGTCGCTAGCAGTATTTGTCATTCAGACATTTACTGAAAATAAGCTTCTACTCACGGCATTGCTGTTAAAACCGTTATCAcagatttaaaagtatttatgtaCGAATCTTAACataattagttttctttatgtaagtATCTTTTTCAGAATTAATTACCATTTCCATTGCAGAGTCGTTGATTTATTGATTTCTTAAGTACAacatactttaaatatttcaatattattaagtttCCATATTTATACTTTGATATGAGCTAGTAAACAAACACCTTAAAAAcaagaagtaggtaggtatagatatCTACCCACAACGTTTTTAATCAAGAACGAACCGCATATCAATTAAGGATTATTCATTGTCTATgctaacaaaaaaaagttgttgggccaatcaataataatttaggtaacgacataatatctataaaagtttattttcgataaaataagtttttaacaaGATAGAATTGGAACAATTAGCTATGCTTCATTAAGGTTTCGATTCACACAGCACGGGTCTACACTTGTGTGccatgtacataggtacctacatatttataaggaaataaacaacagctttttataagaaaaaaactgcGTATAAAGTACATAAGTAGGTGACTGGCTTAATGTTGGTTAGTTTATTTCATACATCGCCATAATGGtccagcaataaaaaaaataggtactgattttttttttttgatgaatCTTGGCAGTAAATAGTGCGATCTCTCTATAGATCTCTTacttaaatcaaaataacttgCTAAAATGATTAGCTCAAAATCCAAGTTCATTGTTTATTATTGGAATTCATCATAATGAAGaaggaaaataagaaaatatagtttagttttccattaatattatttgctgAAGAATACAGACCAAGACACATTAAAttggaattaaaaatattcccgAATTACTTAATTACTAACTTAACAAACTATTGGTACTATTCTTCACTAGTATTGTTACTAGTTTCACCTGACAATcgcaaaattcaaaattatttaaaaaaaaacggccaagtgcgagtcggactcgcgcacgaagggttccgtaccattatttataaaacggttCTTATATGGAAGCCCCCCAAGATATAAattctattctagttttcaggatttgttgttatagcgtcaacaaaaatacatcatctgtaaaaatttcagctctccaactatcacggttcatgagatacagcctggtgacagacggacggacccgttttaccctttgggacCCTAAAAACTATGTGTGTTTTCGCTATAGGCTACACGAATATtgataaacattataaaaaacaaCAGATTATGATTATATCTTTTGTAGACGAGACAAAGACCGTTCGGGGAAAACCGCTCTTTTATCATCAATTTCTTGTAGATACCTATCTGTAAAtcatctttatatttagtaGTGTCTATCTAATGGGAaacttacaatgtttttttttgaagatgTTTGACCTTTGAAGATAGTAAGCCCAGACAGGATTTAGACCACAAGAATGCGAATGACcgctttttatacatatttaacgtTTTTACGGTAACATTACATAATAGAAGGATAATGAATAATATAAAGATGGCGACACACGACCgcagaagaaatattttaagcCATGTATTACACTCACTCTCAATCATGAGATCAAAATTAGTTTTGCTAGTGCGCTTGAGCAGAACATAAGTATGAGGTGTTTAGGAGTGTCAAAGgtagaaaaaacaaaacttatcaatattaaattctCTTTTATTAACTTAAGTATCACAAAGTATAAATGTACGATTACCCTTTAACATATTTACAGAATGTcgatttaggtacttatatacatatacataatgcGAATAGCCTTGATTCACGTAAACTTAGCAAACACTGAAACGTGGATATTTTAATACATCCAACAAATTTCAACATTTGATACTTTGATTGAACCATATTTTCAAAAGTACCATTTTCAACAGTACCAGTTCGGAGACAAAATTCATTTGGGTTTTGATTTTTGTAGACAAAATGTTTAACAGCTG from Helicoverpa armigera isolate CAAS_96S chromosome 4, ASM3070526v1, whole genome shotgun sequence harbors:
- the LOC110375295 gene encoding adhesive plaque matrix protein isoform X1, giving the protein MSPLWILLTLLPVLGSAERFNCKGRILGAYYADAKSGCKAFHVCVRVAGGGIRDFRFFCPPGTLFHQEAQTCTDWGDDDPLACPADIYDGQFDLYRIGSGFDTKKLSSYGNRDDEAEFGLQRAETGDRRLAQNNVAPNRPDSDLRAAHSSDFFSGQRDRGRDEQSSVASSPSPVSSQQPYQRQSFRRPTTQRTYPTTQRTFPPTQYTTPASPPSSQQPAIPPQQYDAHSKRKLVRKRPIYVSTQAPPTTFLPNTAPQQQYSEPPQQNFNRRYNAQNRQTITPPPNVPPQYKQFKDEYVEVPRVTPKQSNRFYPSSAPSTYSQSQSTAAPRFNKKDGLVELYNYDAQSTPGLNVQNENRPFKVRNSFNVADVPRDPEFARAKNFNNYNNRVENNRDNVRDTPTTIDYSVSARTFPTTTPAYKNFNSVSYEPEKNNFVPYSKQAYYNNPSTTVAPTTTYSTARPEPPLNLNTVAYNTNLAFNTQSANFAEDDDEDDGQYHPPQGEDDGQYRPELYDRELLAGAHSLNIAASGNRLPEDRKKSGKTQPPPKPSAQTAAPRPFRPAPSPTAPPTTRAPEVIYTTTPQPQTVNTQRTFDYFQTYTTTSRPADYQALNQNYAPANEVSVGPTTTVAPRVPETRPPRPPSRVPVPPTPPSTPAPRPTTRAPHFANPPHNKEDNSYDYAYYDSDPGFAEYDHIEEFGKTKTRA
- the LOC110375295 gene encoding adhesive plaque matrix protein isoform X2, whose product is MSPLWILLTLLPVLGSAERFNCKGRILGAYYADAKSGCKAFHVCVRVAGGGIRDFRFFCPPGTLFHQEAQTCTDWGDDDPLACPADIYDGFDTKKLSSYGNRDDEAEFGLQRAETGDRRLAQNNVAPNRPDSDLRAAHSSDFFSGQRDRGRDEQSSVASSPSPVSSQQPYQRQSFRRPTTQRTYPTTQRTFPPTQYTTPASPPSSQQPAIPPQQYDAHSKRKLVRKRPIYVSTQAPPTTFLPNTAPQQQYSEPPQQNFNRRYNAQNRQTITPPPNVPPQYKQFKDEYVEVPRVTPKQSNRFYPSSAPSTYSQSQSTAAPRFNKKDGLVELYNYDAQSTPGLNVQNENRPFKVRNSFNVADVPRDPEFARAKNFNNYNNRVENNRDNVRDTPTTIDYSVSARTFPTTTPAYKNFNSVSYEPEKNNFVPYSKQAYYNNPSTTVAPTTTYSTARPEPPLNLNTVAYNTNLAFNTQSANFAEDDDEDDGQYHPPQGEDDGQYRPELYDRELLAGAHSLNIAASGNRLPEDRKKSGKTQPPPKPSAQTAAPRPFRPAPSPTAPPTTRAPEVIYTTTPQPQTVNTQRTFDYFQTYTTTSRPADYQALNQNYAPANEVSVGPTTTVAPRVPETRPPRPPSRVPVPPTPPSTPAPRPTTRAPHFANPPHNKEDNSYDYAYYDSDPGFAEYDHIEEFGKTKTRA
- the LOC110375295 gene encoding adhesive plaque matrix protein isoform X3, with protein sequence MSPLWILLTLLPVLGSAERFNCKGRILGAYYADAKSGCKAFHVCVRVAGGGIRDFRFFCPPGTLFHQEAQTCTDWGDDDPLACPADIYDGQFDLYRIGSGFDTKKLSSYGNRDDEAEFGLQRAETGDRRLAQNNVAPNRPDSDLRAAHSSDFFSGQRDRGRDEQSSVASSPSPVSSQQPYQRQSFRRPTTQRTYPTTQRTFPPTQYTTPASPPSSQQPAIPPQQYDAHSKRKLVRKRPIYVSTQAPPTTFLPNTAPQQQYSEPPQQNFNRRYNAQNRQTITPPPNVPPQYKQFKDEYVEVPRVTPKQSNRFYPSSAPSTYSQSQSTAAPRFNKKDGLVELYNYDAQSTPGLNVQNENRPFKVRNSFNVADVPRDPEFARAKNFNNYNNRVENNRDNVRDTPTTIDYSVSARTFPTTTPAYKNFNSVSYEPEKNNFVPYSKQAYYNNPSTTVAPTTTYSTARPEPPLNLNTGEDDGQYRPELYDRELLAGAHSLNIAASGNRLPEDRKKSGKTQPPPKPSAQTAAPRPFRPAPSPTAPPTTRAPEVIYTTTPQPQTVNTQRTFDYFQTYTTTSRPADYQALNQNYAPANEVSVGPTTTVAPRVPETRPPRPPSRVPVPPTPPSTPAPRPTTRAPHFANPPHNKEDNSYDYAYYDSDPGFAEYDHIEEFGKTKTRA